Proteins encoded together in one Jaculus jaculus isolate mJacJac1 chromosome 7, mJacJac1.mat.Y.cur, whole genome shotgun sequence window:
- the Capn12 gene encoding calpain-12, whose protein sequence is MASGSRRVTIQLVEDGAGAGARGPQPFRGQNYEAIRAACLDSGILFRDPCFPAGPDALGYDKLGPDSEKAKGVEWKRPHEFCTKPQFICEDMSRTDVCQGSLGNCWLLAAAASLTLYPRLLYRVVPPGQSFQDGYAGIFHFQLWQFGHWVDVVVDDRLPVREGKLMFVRSDQRNEFWASLLEKAYAKLHGSYEVMRGGHMNEAFVDFTGGVGEVLYLRQNTPGLFSILRHALIKESLVGATALSDKGEIRTDDGLVKGHAYSVTGTHKVSLGFTKVRLLRLRNPWGRVEWSGPWSDSCPHWDALPSEWRDALLVKKEDGEFWMELQDFLTHFNTIQICSLSPEVLGPSPAGGGWHIHIFQGRWVRGFNSGGSQPSAETFWTNPQFRLTLLEPDEEEDEDYEEGPWGGREVRGPARGARIPKCTVLLSLIQRNRRCLRAKGLTYLTVGFHVFQIPEELLGLWDSPRSRALLPRLLRADRSVFCARRDVSRRCRLSPGHYLVVPSASRAGDEADFTLRIFSERSHTAVEIDDVISADLEALTVPCKPLELAMAQLFLELAGEEEELDAYQLQTLISIALEPARANTRTPGEIGLRTCEQLIQCFGHGRSLALYHFQELWSHLLVWQATFDKFDEDASGTMNSYELRLALNAAGFHLNNQLTQALTSRYRDSRLRVDFERFVSCTAQLTYIFRHCSQHLNGGEGVICLTHKEWLEVATFS, encoded by the exons ATGGCGAGTGGCAGCAGAAGAGTCACCATCCAGCTAGTGGAGGAtggggcaggggctggagccAGGGGTCCACAGCCCTTCCGGGGCCAGAACTACGAGGCCATTCGAGCAGCCTGCCTGGATTCGGGGATTCTGTTTCGTGACCCTTGCTTCCCTGCTGGACCTGATGCCCTTGGCTATGACAAGCTGGGGCCTGACTCAGAGAAGGCCAAAGGGGTGGAATGGAAGCGGCCCCAT GAGTTTTGTACCAAGCCCCAGTTCATCTGTGAAGACATGAGCAGAACAGACGTGTGCCAGGGAAGCCTAG GAAACTGCTGGCTTCTTGCAGCTGCTGCCTCCCTTACTCTGTATCCCCGACTCCTATACCGGGTCGTCCCCCCTGGACAGAGTTTTCAAGATGGTTATGCAGGCATCTTTCACTTCCAG CTCTGGCAATTTGGTCACTGGGTGGACGTGGTAGTGGATGACAGACTGCCTGTGCGTGAGGGGAAGCTGATGTTCGTGCGTTCGGATCAGAGGAATGAGTTCTGGGCCTCGCTGCTGGAAAAGGCGTATGCCAA GCTCCATGGCTCCTACGAGGTAATGCGAGGGGGCCACATGAACGAGGCTTTTGTGGACTTCACAGGCGGTGTGGGTGAGGTGCTTTACCTGAGACAGAACACTCCAGGCCTCTTCTCTATCCTTCGCCATGCACTGATCAAGGAGTCCCTTGTGGGTGCCACTGCCCTG AGTGATAAGGGTGAGATTCGCACAGATGATGGGCTGGTGAAAGGACATGCATATTCAGTTACCGGCACACATAAG GTGTCCCTAGGTTTCACCAAAGTACGGCTACTGCGACTGAGGAACCCCTGGGGCCGTGTGGAGTGGAGTGGGCCCTGGAGTGACAG CTGCCCACACTGGGATGCACTCCCCTCTGAGTGGCGGGATGCCCTGCTGGTCAAGAAGGAGGATGGTGAATTCTG GATGGAGCTCCAGGACTTCCTCACTCACTTCAACACGATCCAGATCTGCTCACTGAGCCCTGAAGTGCTGGGTCCCAGCCCAGCAGGAGGTGGCTGGCACATACACATCTTCCAGGGTCGCTGGGTGCGCGGCTTCAACTCCGGGGGAAGCCAGCCTAGTGCTG AAACCTTCTGGACCAATCCGCAGTTCCGGCTGACACTGCTGGAGCCAGATGAGGAAGAGGATGAAGACTATGAAGAGGGGCcttggggaggaagggaggttcGGGGCCCAGCAAGAGGGGCTCGCATCCCCAAGTGCACAGTCCTCTTGTCACTCATCCAGCGCAACCGGCGGTGTCTGAGAGCCAAGGGCCTTACTTACCTCACCGTGGGCTTCCATGTGTTTCAG ATTCCAGAGGAG CTGCTGGGCCTCTGGGACTCCCCGCGCAGCCGGGCGCTTTTGCCCAGGCTGCTGCGCGCCGATCGCTCTGTCTTCTGCGCTCGTCGTGATGTGAGCCGCCGCTGTCGCCTGTCTCCAGGCCACTACCTGGTGGTACCCAGCGCCTCCCGCGCAGGCGACGAGGCCGACTTCACGCTGCGAATTTTCTCTGAGCGCAGCCATACAGCAGT GGAGATAGATGACGTCATCAGCGCAGACCTGGAGGCCCTCACG GTCCCCTGTAAACCTTTGGAGCTGGCGATGGCACAGCTGTTTTTGGAGCTGGCTGGTGAG GAGGAGGAACTTGATGCCTACCAGCTGCAGACCTTAATCAGCATTGCTTTGGAGCCTG CCAGAGCCAACACGAGGACCCCTGGAGAGATTGGGCTCAGGACCTGTGAGCAGCTCATACAGTGTTTTGGG CATGGGCGAAGCCTGGCCCTCTACCACTTCCAGGAACTCTGGAGCCACCTCCTGGTGTGGCAG GCTACATTTGACAAATTCGATGAGGATGCCTCCGGGACCATGAACTCCTATGAACTGAGACTGGCACTAAATGCTGCAG GTTTCCACCTGAACAACCAGCTAACCCAGGCCCTCACTAGTCGCTACCGGGACAGCAGGCTACGTGTGGACTTCGAGCGCTTTGTATCCTGCACAGCCCAGCTTACCTACATCTTTC GCCACTGTAGCCAGCACCTGAATGGAGGTGAGGGGGTCATTTGCCTGACCCACAAAGAG TGGTTGGAGGTGGCCACGTTTTCCTAG